AAACCCAGCCCCCGGCTGCCCCCGCAGCAGCAGCGCCGTGCCCGCAGGAGgagcgcagccctgctgcctgcagcccgtGCTCCAACGCAGAGCCGGGGGGGGTGGGGCGGAGGGACCCCCGAGCCCACGGGTCCGGACCCCGCTAGGGCAGGATGCGCGGCCGTGCTGAGCGCTGCCCACCTCGCAGCTGGGCACGCAGAGCTGGCGTCCGCTGGagtgcagcagcacaaggcTCGTGTGCACGGAGAGCCCCGCAGCCGCTGCCCGCACCTCCCCGCAGCTCTCGCCGTCGGGTCCGGCCGCTCTCgtttttcatcattaaaaacGCGGCGTGTCGGATAAAGAACGAAAGACAGAGATCCCTTTCGGAGACGCATCCCGCACCGACCGTGCTTGGTGCAGGAGCGCAGCGCGTTCCCAGCCCGCACAGCTCCCGCGTCCACCTGCGGGAAACATGCGGCCCCAGCGCTGCCGGCCCCGGAGCCGCGAGCTCGGCAAACTTCGAGCCTCCCCCAGTTCTAGGGCGGAGGGGAGGGCAGGCGCGGGGGGGGGCTTCGCAAAACGGAGCTCCCTGCGCAGCGGGACGGGACACGGAGCCGCGGGCCGggcgggcagggcagggcagggcagcgcGTCCACCTGCTGCACGTGCGCGGCTGCGGCCCGCAGCGCCCCGCAGCGTGGCGAGGAGGCCGAGNNNNNNNNNNNNNNNNNNNNNNNNNNNNNNNNNNNNNNNNNNNNNNNNNNNNNNNNNNNNNNNNNNNNNNNNNNNNNNNNNNNNNNNNNNNNNNNNNNNNNNNNNNNNNNNNNNNNNNNNNNNNNNNNNNNNNNNNNNNNNNNNNNNNNNNNNNNNNNNNNNNNNNNNNNNNNNNNNNNNNNNNNNNNNNNNNNNNNNNNNNNNNNNNNNNNNNNNNNNNNNNNNNNNNNNNNNNNNNNNNNNNNNNNNNNNNNNNNNNNNNNNNNNNNNNNNNNNNNNNNNNNNNNNNNNNNNNNNNNNNNNNNNNNNNNNNNNNNNNNNNNNNNNNNNNNNNNNNNNNNNNNNNNNNNNNNNNNNNNNNNNNNNNNNNNNNNNNNNNNNNNNNNNNNNNNNNNNNNNNNNNNNNNNNNNNNNNNNNNNNNNNNNNNNNNNNNNNNNNNNNNNNNNNNNNNNNNNNNNNNNNNNNNNNNNNNNNNNNNNNNNNNNNNNNNNNNNNNNNNNNNNNNNNNNNNNNNNNNNNNNNNNNNNNNNNNNNNNNNNNNNNNNNNNNNNNNNNNNNNNNNNNNNNNNNNNNNNNNNNNNNNNNNNNNNNNNNNNNNNNNNNNNNNNNNNNNNNNNNNNNNNNNNNNNNNNNNNNNNNNNNNNNNNNNNNNNNNNNNNNNNNNNNNNNNNNNNNNNNNNNNNNNNNNNNNNNNNNNNNNNNNNNNNNNNNNNNNNNNNNNNNNNNNNNNNNNNNNNNNNNNNNNNNNNNNNNNNNNNNNNNNNNNNNNNNNNNNNNNNNNNNNNNNNNNNNNNNNNNNNNNNNNNNNNNNNNNNNNNNNNNNNNNNNNNNNNNNNNNNNNNNNNNNNNNNNNNNNNNNNNNNNNNNNNNNNNNNNNNNNNNNNNNNNNNNNNNNNNNNNNNNNNNNNNNNNNNNNNNNNNNNNNNNNNNNNNNNNNNNNNNNNNNNNNNNNNNNNNNNNNNNNNNNNNNNNNNNNNNNNNNNNNNNNNNNNNNNNNNNNNNNNNNNNNNNNNNNNNNNNNNNNNNNNNNNNNNNNNNNNNNNNNNNNNNNNNNNNNNNNNNNNNNNNNNNNNNNNNNNNNNNNNNNNNNNNNNNNNNNNNNNNNNNNNNNNNNNNNNNNNNNNNNNNNNNNNNNNNNNNNNNNNNNNNNNNNNNNNNNNNNNNNNNNNNNNNNNNNNNNNNNNNNNNNNNNNNNNNNNNNNNNNNNNNNNNNNNNNNNNNNNNNNNNNNNNNNNNNNNNNNNNNNNNNNNNNNNNNNNNNNNNNNNNNNNNNNNNNNNNNNNNNNNNNNNNNNNNNNNNNNNNNNNNNNNNNNNNNNNNNNNNNNNNNNNNNNNNNNNNNNNNNNNNNNNNNNNNNNNNNNNNNNNNNNNNNNNNNNNNNNNNNNNNNNNNNNNNNNNNNNNNNNNNNNNNNNNNNNNNNNNNNNNNNNNNNNNNNNNNNNNNNNNNNNNNNNNNNNNNNNNNNNNNNNNNNNNNNNNNNNNNNNNNNNNNNNNNNNNNNNNNNNNNNNNNNNNNNNNNNNNNNNNNNNNNNNNNNNNNNNNNNNNNNNNNNNNNNNNNNNNNNNNNNNNNNNNNNNNNNNNNNNNNNNNNNNNNNNNNNNNNNNNNNNNNNNNNNNNNNNNNNNNNNNNNNNNNNNNNNNNNNNNNNNNNNNNNNNNNNNNNNNNNNNNNNNNNNNNNNNNNNNNNNNNNNNNNNNNNNNNNNNNNNNNNNNNNNNNNNNNNNNNNNNNNNNNNNNNNNNNNNNNNNNNNNNNNNNNNNNNNNNNNNNNNNNNNNNNNNNNNNNNNNNNNNNNNNNNNNNNNNNNNNNNNNNNNNNNNNNNNNNNNNNNNNNNNNNNNNNNNNNNNNNNNNNNNNNNNNNNNNNNNNNNNNNNNNNNNNNNNNNNNNNNNNNNNNNNNNNNNNNNNNNNNNNNNNNNNNNNNNNNNNNNNNNNNNNNNNNNNNNNNNNNNNNNNNNNNNNNNtgggatgggatgggatgggatgggatgggatgggatggaggcAAGGATTGGGATGGAATTCAAATGGAGATAGGATGGGAATGAAGACGGGCGTGTGATAAAAATGGGGGGAGATGAGGACGagaatgggatggggatggagacaAGAACTGGGCCTGGAAGTGGGAGTGGGGACAGGGATGTGGGTGAGATGGGAATGGGAACTGGGGTGGGGAATGGCAGTGGGGGCaaagatggggatgggatgggagggAGGTGGAATGGGGATGGTAATGGAGGtaggatgaggatgaggatgaggatgaggatgaggatgaggatgaggaagggggtgggggggcaggGATGGAGATAGGATGGGGTGAGATGAGGATGGAGAAAGGATTGGGATGAAATaaaatggggatggggatggaatggggatgggatgaggatgggaaCAGGGTAAGAATGGGGGTAGGGATGGGGATGAGAACTGGGGTGAAAATGGGGGCGGGATGGTCCTGGAAATGGGGATGGGAACAGAGATGAAGATAGGATGGGAGAGGAACTGGGATGGTGACTGGGATGGGGAAAAGGACAGGAACTGGGGAGGGGATGAGAGGGGGACAGGGATCAGAATGGGGACAGGAATTGGGGTGACAGCCGCGACGGGGGCAGCCCCCAAAGGGCACCATTGTGGGGCCACCTTCTGTGGGTGCCTGGGGCGGGGGCTCGGTGGGGTTTGGGGGCGATGCCTTGGGGGCACGACTGCAGCACCCCCAGAGGAAATTCCCCCCCGCGTTCCCacgctcccccccccccaaaccctCCACTTCCCCACGCCGCCCCCCCGCCCTATGACACCCCCACCACTCCGGGCCGAGGCAGGAAGGAAGCGGCGGGGGCGGGCCGGGCTCGGCGGGAGGAACGGTCGGGGTCGGGAGGGACGGAACGGCGCGGAGCGctgcggagcggagcggaggagccccccccccccatcccctgCACCATGGCCCGGGGTGAGCGCGGGGGGCGCGGGGTGGGGTGTGAGGGCGGGCTCTGGCGGAGGGAGCGGGGAGCGGGGGCAGGGGGAGGGCGTCCCTCGGTCCCACGGCGGCACGGACCCccgccccccccaccccaaacgTGGCTCCGGGATGCCGGGGGAACCGGGGGTCCGCGCTCGGTTGTGCCCATTGCTCGGAGCGGAGCAGCCGAGGCTGAgggcgctgctgctgccccgGAGCCCCGTCTCCCGGCGCTCTGTGCTGCCCTTCCTCCGTTGGGGGTCTTCCATCCTCTTCCTCGCACAGGGGCAGGGTTGGGGCGTTGTGTGCGGTGCGCGAGGTCCTGCTGCCTCACGGGGGCGGCCTGCGGGGCTGGGGGACCCCGTGTGTCCCGCAGGGCTCCCCCCATCCCCGTCTCCATGCGTCCACCTCCTTCACTTCCATCCCCTCCTCGTCCCATCCCCATGCCATCCCCATCTCCGTACTCGTCCCCGTTTCCgtcatctccatccccatccccatcccatcccatcctcgACTCCACGcctccatctcctccatccccatctccgttcccatccccatctccaaCACCTCCGCCTCCATCTGGACCCCCATCCCCGCTCCCAGTCTCCATTATCTCCATCCCCGTTTCCATCCCTGTCTTCTGAGAGGGGCAGAACGTGGCCGCGTCCCCCGCACCGTGTTTCCGAAGCGCACCCGGTGCACGCGTGGGGCCGTGCGTGCCggtggggctgggtgctccAACGGGGCTGTTTGTGCAAACGCCCCGGAGCTGCCGAGGCGCGGTCCGGGCATTGCCGCGGGCAGCGCAGCCCCACAGCCCGGGGATGAGCGGGGTCCGGCCGGGCCCGCAGCCCCACGGCCGGGAAACCCACAGCCCTCGGCTCGGCGCGGCCGGTGGGCGGGCAAGGAGGGCTGCCCCGGCCCGGGGGGAGCGGGAGCTCGGGGGGAGGTGACGGAGCGGGGACGCGTCCCGTAGAGCACAGACGCGTCCCGGCCCCCGGCAGCCCCACGCGCGCAGCAGCGGCCGCGCAGCGCTCCCTGCTCGGGACTCGGACTTTGCGCGAGTTTCCTCTTTCCCGGCGCCGTGGGGCTGCGCTCACGGGGATGGAGGGGGCGGCCCCACGGGATGCGGCGTTCGGGGACGGCGGGAACAGAGCCCCGCGGCGCGACCCCTCGGGGCCCCGCCCGCGGCCGTGCCTGGGGTCCCCGCGTCCCGTTTGGTATGCCCTGCTCGGAGTGGGGGGGGGGCACCGCGGGAAGGGGGGGCACCGCTGGCGGCTGCGGGGTGCACGGGGCACGGGGTTGGGCGCGCGGTGCGGGGCGCTCGGGGCCCGGGCACGGCACGGTGCGAGGCGCGGGGTGCCCAGCTCGGGTGCGCTGCGGGGTGCGCGGTGCGGGGTGCGGGATCGTGCCGGTGCCAGCTCTGCAGCGCGGCAGCCCACGGCGGAAAGCCCCAGGTGCAGGGGGGGACGCCCCGGGCGCGCGGACGGGGGAGGTTTTGCTTCCCCTTTCTGCTCGGCCCCAGCTGCGCCGTCTCCCCCGCCCCAGCGATGCGGTGGGGCGTGAATCACCCCGCGCCCCGCGCCCGCACCCACTGCAGCGCGGCGGGACCGCggctcttcctcttcctcttcctcctccgcttcccctcctcctgcggggccggggcggggcggccccgTGGGGCAGCGGCCGGGCCGTGGGGCCGGGCTTCGCCTCGGGGTCCCGTACGGAGCCTCTTCCCGaagcccccgccccgccgcctccGCTGGAGACGGCCGGGGCCGGAGCGGGCCGGGAGCCGGCGGTGGGGGCGGTGGGGAAGCGCtgccgcccccgccccgcgtTACCCCGGGATGGGCCGTGGGGCTCCGTGCGCCCCTCATCCCAGCGGGGGCAGAAGGGGTTAAACGCGCGGCGGGGGCTGggagggcggcgggggcggccggAGCCCCCGGGAGAACAGAGCGGCACTGTGCACAGCGGGGAGGGAGCGGGGACGGGGACGCGCGGACAAggaatggggacagggatgggtCAGTGCTGGGGACAGACAATGAGGACGGGGCTGGGACAGGAacggggacagggatggggacagggacggggCAAGGATGGTGCCGGATGTGCCAGGTGTGCAGCAGCACGGACATCGCGGGGCCCGCGGGGTGTCCCGGCGCTGGGTGCCCGGGGACCACGGCGTGGGGGGCACCGACGCGCGGCCCCTTCCACGTGGGGTCCCAGGCAGCTCCATCCCTCCCGGCCACTTCCCCGCTGGGACACGGCAGCGCCATCGTCTCTGTCCGCATCGAGACCCCTTCGGTCAGAGCCTCGTGCTCCGCGCCCTGCACCCCCCGTGGTGCCACCACGGGGAGGACGAACCCAGTGGGGCCGGGTGCAGCGCTGGCCCCTCGCCCCGTGCCCACCCGGGGTCGTGCAGGGCTCTCACAGCCCCGTGGGGACCCTTCCCGTGGGCGCTGCCCCGGTGCCACCTCTCCCAGTGGCGGTGATGCGCTCACGGCCACGAGCGTTTCCACCTCGCTTCCTCGCAGCCCTGAGTCAGCCACTGCCCTTCctgggatggggacggggacgTTTCCATGACGGCCACAGGACGCAGCGGGGTCGTGGCAGAGCCCCGCGGTCACCCCACcacccactgctgctccccGGCTCCGTGCTCCCCCGCCCTGTGGCACCCCCACCCTGCGCACGGCTCGGTGCCATGGGGGCACCGTGGGTTGGGGGGCACGGCACCACCCCCATGGGCAGGAAACCTCTGTCAGCGCGGGAAGAGGAAGAGCGACTTCCCCGTGTGAGAAGTGGGCCCCGCGCCCCGCGGTCCCTCTGGGGACCCCCACCCAGCCCGGAACCGCGCTGTGCCCGGCCCACCTGGCCCCACCAGCCCCATCAGATCCTGAGTGGGACCCCCGGGGCAGGGGCTGGTGGCACTGTGCGGTGCAGCACAGGGCGGCGTGACATGGCACTGGGGCTGGTGGCACTGCGCGGTGCAGCACGGCGCagggcactgcagctctgtcccGTGGCAGCCACGGTCCCTGGATCGTGGAACCACGGAGCCATGGAGGCTGTAGAAGCCCTCTGAGATCCCCACCCCCCACTGCCCAcacccctcagtgccacatccccacagttctgggGACAGtgtcccctccctccccccgcGCGCCCGGGGCGTCCCCCCCTGCCCAACCGCTCCTTGAAGGGATTTCCCCAGCACCCACCCGTCCCCTGGCACGGCCTCAAGCTTCGTTCCCCCCCCACTCCTCACCCCGGGGGCCGCGGGCGGTGGCACCGTGCCCCCGTGCCCCCcgctgaccccccccccccctcccgcAGGCCGCTGAAGCGGAGGGCGCGCGGCGATGCAGAGCATCAAGTGCGTGGTGGTGGGCGACGGCGCGGTGGGGAAGACGTGCCTGCTCATCTGCTACACCACCAACGCCTTCCCCAAGGAGTACATCCCCACCGTCTTCGACAACTACAGCGCGCAGAACACGGTGGACGGGCGGACTATTAACCTCAACCTGTGGGACACGGCCGGGCAGGAGGAGTACGACCGCCTGCGGACGCTCTCCTACCCCCAGACCAACGTCTTCATCATCTGCTTCTCCATCGCCAGCCCGCCCTCCTACGAGAACGTCAAGCACAAGTGGTACCCCGAGGTGTGCCACCACTGCCCCAGCGTGCCCGTGCTGCTGGTGGGCACCAAGAAGGACCTGCGCACCCACCCCGACACCATGCGCCGGCTGAAGGAGCAGAACCAGGCGCCCATCAGCACGCAGCAGGGCCTCAGCCTGTGCCGCCAGATCCGCGCCGTCAAGTACCTGGAGTGCTCGgcgctgcagcaggagggcatCAAGGAGGTGTTCACCGAGGCGGTGCGCGCAGTGCTCAACCCCGCGCCGGCCAAGGCCAAGCGGCCCTGCGTGCTGCTCTAGGGCGGCGTGGGGCTGCCGTGCCCAGGGACACCGCCCCTCCGCCCTGCCCCACGCCGGGAGCCCCGGGCTGCGCCTCAGCCCCACGCCGCCCTGCCCGGCCCCACGCACCCCCAGGACCCGCGCGCCTCCGGCTCCGAGCGGCCCCGGCGCCGACGCAGCCGGTTCTGAGAGTCCCCGGCTCCGAGCACCCCCGGCTTTGAGCATCCTCTGCTGAGCACCCCCGGCTCGGAGCACCCCCAGCCCTGAGCGTCTCCCGCTCCGAAcatccccagcactgagcaccccTTGCTCTGAGCATCTCTGGCACTAAGCACCCCCCGCTCTGAGCATCCCCAGCTCCAAACGTCCCCGGTGCTGAGCACCCCCTGCTCTGAGCACCCCTGGCTCTGTGAATCTCCAGCTCCGAACGCACCTGGCTCTGAGCGCTGCTGGCACTGAGCGTCTCTGGCTTCGAGCCTCcccagctctgagcaccccTGGCTCTGCAGGCTCCCAGGCTCTGCCTCCCATGGAGTGCAGCGCGGCCGAACTCCGCCAGCCCCAAGCTGTGAGCTTCAGTGCTACGGAGCCCAACTGCACTACCTGCCCGTTGGCCTGGGGCCGGCCGGGCTCCCTCCTGTCCCCTTCGTCCCCATCCCCATNNNNNNNNNNNNNNNNNNNNNNNNNNNNNNNNNNNNNNNNNNNNNNNNNNNNNNNNNNNNNNNNNNNNNNNNNNNNNNNNNNNNNNNNNNNNNNNNNNNNNNNNNNNNNNNNNNNNNNNNNNNNNNNNNNNNNNNNNNNNNNNNNNNNNNNNNNNNNNNNNNNNNNNNNNNNNNNNNNNNNNNNNNNNNNNNNNNNNNNNNNNNNNNNNNNNNNNNNNNNNNNNNNNNNNNNNNNNNNNNNNNNNNNNNNNNNNNNNNNNNNNNNNNNNNNNNNNNNNNNNNNNNNNNNNNNNNNNNNNNNNNNNNNNNNNNNNNNNNNNNNNNNNNNNNNNNNNNNNNNNNNNNNNNNNNNNNNNNNNNNNNNNNNNNNNNNNNNNNNNNNNNNNNNNNNNNNNNNNNNNNNNNNNNNNNNNNNNNNNNNNNNNNNNNNNNNNNNNNNNNNNNNNNNNNNNNNNNNNNNNNNNNNNNNNNNNNNNNNNNNNNNNNNNNNNNNNNNNNNNNNNNNNNNNNNNNNNNNNNNNNNNNNNNNNNNNNNNNNNNNNNNNNNNNNNNNNNNNNNNNNNNNNNNNNNNNNNNNNNNNNNNNNNNNNNNNNNNNNNNNNNNNNNNNNNNNNNNNNNNNNNNNNNNNNNNNNNNNNNNNNNNNNNNNNNNNNNNNNNNNNNNNNNNNNNNNNNNNNNNNNNNNNNNNNNNNNNNNNNNNNNNNNNNNNNNNNNNNNNNNNNNNNNNNNNNNNNNNNNNNNNNNNNNNNNNNNNNNNNNNNNNNNNNNNNNNNNNNNNNNNNNNNNNNNNNNNNNNNNNNNNNNNNNNNNNNNNNNNNNNNNNNNNNNNNNNNNNNNNNNNNNNNNNNNNNNNNNNNNNNNNNNNNNNNNNNNNNNNNNNNNNNNNNNNNNNNNNNNNNNNNNNNNNNNNNNNNNNNNNNNNNNNNNNNNNNNNNNNNNNNNNNNNNNNNNNNNNNNNNNNNNNNNNNNNNNNNNNNNNNNNNNNNNNNNNNNNNNNNNNNNNNNNNNNNNNNNNNNNNNNNNNNNNNNNNNNNNNNNNNNNNNNNNNNNNNNNNNNNNNNNNNNNNNNNNNNNNNNNNNNNNNNNNNNNNNNNNNNNNNNNNNNNNNNNNNNNNNNNNNNNNNNNNNNNNNNNNNNNNNNNNNNNNNNNNNNNNNNNNNNNNNNNNNNNNNNNNNNNNNNNNNNNNNNNNNNNNNNNNNNNNNNNNNNNNNNNNNNNNNNNNNNNNNNNNNNNNNNNNNNNNNNNNNNNNNNNNNNNNNNNNNNNNNNNNNNNNNNNNNNNNNNNNNNNNNNNNNNNNNNNNNNNNNNNNNNNNNNNNNNNNNNNNNNNNNNNNNNNNNNNNNNNNNNNNNNNNNNNNNNNNNNNNNNNNNNNNNNNNNNNNNNNNNNNNNNNNNNNNNNNNNNNNNNNNNNNNNNNNNNNNNNNNNNNNNNNNNNNNNNNNNNNNNNNNNNNNNNNNNNNNNNNNNNNNNNNNNNNNNNNNNNNNNNNNNNNNNNNNNNNNNNNNNNNNNNNNNNNNNNNNNNNNNNNNNNNNNNNNNNNNNNNNNNNNNNNNNNNNNNNNNNNNNNNNNNNNNNNNNNNNNNNNNNNNNNNNNNNNNNNNNNNNNNNNNNNNNNNNNNNNNNNNNNNNNNNNNNNNNNNNNNNNNNNNNNNNNNNNNNNNNNNNNNNNNNNNNNNNNNNNNNNNNNNNNNNNNNNNNNNNNNNNNNNNNNNNNNNNNNNNNNNNNNNNNNNNNNNNNNNNNNNNNNNNNNNNNNNNNNNNNNNNNNNNNNNNNNNNNNNNNNNNNNNNNNNNNNNNNNNNNNNNNNNNNNNNNNNNNNNNNNNNNNNNNNNNNNNNNNNNNNNNNNNNNNNNNNNNNNNNNNNNNNNNNNNNNNNNNNNNNNNNNNNNNNNNNNNNNNNNNNNNNNNNNNNNNNNNNNNNNNNNNNNNNNNNNNNNNNNNNNNNNNNNNNNNNNNNNNNNNNNNNNNNNNNNNNNNNNNNNNNNNNNNNNNNNNNNNNNNNNNNNNNNNNNNNNNNNNNNNNNNNNNNNNNNNNNNNNNNNNNNNNNNNNNNNNNNNNNNNNNNNNNNNNNNNNNNNNNNNNNNNNNNNNNNNNNNNNNNNNNNNNNNNNNNNNNNNNNNNNNNNNNNNNNNNNNNNNNNNNNNNNNNNNNNNNNNNNNNNNNNNNNNNNNNNNNNNNNNNNNNNNNNNNNNNNNNNNNNNNNNNNNNNNNNNNNNNNNNNNNNNNNNNNNNNNNNNNNNNNNNNNNNNNNNNNNNNNNNNNNNNNNNNNNNNNNNNNNNNNNNNNNNNNNNNNNNNNNNNNNNNNNNNNNNNNNNNNNNNNNNNNNNNNNNNNNNNNNNNNNNNNNNNNNNNNNNNNNNNNNNNNNNNNNNNNNNNNNNNNNNNNNNNNNNNNNNNNNNNNNNNNNNNNNNNNNNNNNNNNNNNNNNNNNNNNNNNNNNNNNNNNNNNNNNNNNNNNNNNNNNNNNNNNNNNNNNNNNNNNNNNNNNNNNNNNNNNNNNNNNNNNNNNNNNNNNNNNNNNNNNNNNNNNNNNNNNNNNNNNNNNNNNNNNNNNNNNNNNNNNNNNNNNNNNNNNNNNNNNNNNNNNNNNNNNNNNNNNNNNNNNNNNNNNNNNNNNNNNNNNNNNNNNNNNNNNNNNNNNNNNNNNNNNNNNNNNNNNNNNNNNNNNNNNNNNNNNNNNNNNNNNNNNNNNNNNNNNNNNNNNNNNNNNNNNNNNNNNNNNNNNNNNNNNNNNNNNNNNNNNNNNNNNNNNNNNNNNNNNNNNNNNNNNNNNNNNNNNNNNNNNNNNNNNNNNNNNNNNNNNNNNNNNNNNNNNNNNNNNNNNNNNNNNNNNNNNNNNNNNNNNNNNNNNNNNNNNNNNNNNNNNNNNNNNNNNNNNNNNNNNNNNNNNNNNNNNNNNNNNNNNNNNNNNNNNNNNNNNNNNNNNNNNNNNNNNNNNNNNNNNNNNNNNNNNNNNNNNNNNNNNNNNNNNNNNNNNNNNNNNNNNNNNNNNNNNNNNNNNNNNNNNNNNNNNNNNNNNNNNNNNNNNNNNNNNNNNNNNNNNNNNNNNNNNNNNNNNNNNNNNNNNNNNNNNNNNNNNNNNNNNNNNNNNNNNNNNNNNNNNNNNNNNNNNNNNNNNNNNNNNNNNNNNNNNNNNNNNNNNNNNNNNNNNNNNNNNNNNNNNNNNNNNNNNNNNNNNNNNNNNNNNNNNNNNNNNNNNNNNNNNNNNNNNNNNNNNNNNNNNNNNNNNNNNNNNNNNNNNNNNNNNNNNNNNNNNNNNNNNNNNNNNNNNNNNNNNNNNNNNNNNNNNNNNNNNNNNNNNNNNNNNNNNNNNNNNNNNNNNNNNNNNNNNNNNNNNNNNNNNNNNNNNNNNNNNNNNNNNNNNNNNNNNNNNNNNNNNNNNNNNNNNNNNNNNNNNNNNNNNNNNNNNNNNNNNNNNNNNNNNNNNNNNNNNNNNNNNNNNNNNNNNNNNNNNNNNNNNNNNNNNNNNNNNNNNNNNNNNNNNNNNNNNNNNNNNNNNNNNNNNNNNNNNNNNNNNNNNNNNNNNNNNNNNNNNNNNNNNNNNNNNNNNNNNNNNNNNNNNNNNNNNNNNNNNNNNNNNNNNNNNNNNNNNNNNNNNNNNNNNNNNNNNNNNNNNNNNNNNNNNNNNNNNNNNNNNNNNNNNNNNNNNNNNNNNNNNNNNNNNNNNNNNNNNNNNNNNNNNNNNNNNNNNNNNNNNNNNNNNNNNNNNNNNNNNNNNNNNNNNNNNNNNNNNNNNNNNNNNNNNNNNNNNNNNNNNNNNNNNNCAGTGCACTGGGCTGCAGTGCATGGGGCTGCAGTGTACGGGGTTGCAGtgcacagggctgcagtgcactgggctgcagtgcatgg
The Numida meleagris isolate 19003 breed g44 Domestic line chromosome 1, NumMel1.0, whole genome shotgun sequence genome window above contains:
- the RHOG gene encoding rho-related GTP-binding protein RhoG translates to MQSIKCVVVGDGAVGKTCLLICYTTNAFPKEYIPTVFDNYSAQNTVDGRTINLNLWDTAGQEEYDRLRTLSYPQTNVFIICFSIASPPSYENVKHKWYPEVCHHCPSVPVLLVGTKKDLRTHPDTMRRLKEQNQAPISTQQGLSLCRQIRAVKYLECSALQQEGIKEVFTEAVRAVLNPAPAKAKRPCVLL